A window of the Microcaecilia unicolor chromosome 5, aMicUni1.1, whole genome shotgun sequence genome harbors these coding sequences:
- the MARVELD1 gene encoding LOW QUALITY PROTEIN: MARVEL domain-containing protein 1 (The sequence of the model RefSeq protein was modified relative to this genomic sequence to represent the inferred CDS: inserted 1 base in 1 codon; deleted 3 bases in 3 codons), producing the protein MNRPQPQQVASRSLSVNKGFLKSLPGVLRLLQLVTGAGLWITIASHKYDGAIHFVLFVAVFFWLLTLALYFXTLLDKQDLVPILGGDRWLLTNMLHDILASCLYSVATGLLISKTQQYSYCNIKTYQLSCAYTVYLVACVFAVLGCLLYLISAVYVTYRKCRQHISIV; encoded by the exons ATGAATCGCCCCCAGCCCCAGCAGGTGGCCAGCCGATCCCTGAGCGTCAACAAGGGCTTCCTGAAAAGTTTGCCCGGGGTGCTGAGGCTTCTGCAGCTCGTCACA GGCGCGGGGCTGTGGATCACCATCGCCTCCCATAAGTACGACGGGGCCATCCACTTCGTCCTGTTCGTGGCCGTCTTCTTCTGGCTCCTGACCCTGGCTCTCTACT CGACTCTGCTGGACAAGCAGGACTTGGTGCCCATCCTGGGA GGCGACCGGTGGCTTCTCACCAACATGCTCCACGACATCCTGGCCAGCTGCCTGTACTCGGTAGCCACGGGC CTCTTGATTTCCAAGACTCAGCAGTACAGCTATTGCAACATAAAAACCTACCAGCTGTCGTGTGCCTACACTGTTTATCTGGTGGCTTGTGTCTTCGCAGTCCTGGGTTGCCTACTTTACCTCATCTCTGCTGTCTATGTGACTTACAGGAAATGCAGGCAACATATAAGCATCGTCTGA